In the Elusimicrobiota bacterium genome, TCCTTAACTTCCTGATCAATTACTTTAATCTTTTCTTTGATAACATTTGCGATACCCAACCCAACCCCTTGTGTGCATGGGATGAAGATACTGAAGATAAGTAGTGTTGTTAATAGAACATTTGTTTTGTTATTCATTTATTTTGTCCTTATATAAAGATTAATTCCTATGTTAAACACATAATCTAATTCGGGGATCATTACGTATCCGGTCTTGCTGTCATATAAAGATACTATTGCCGGGCCGAAGTCAAACATTATACCCAGCCATTTTGTTAAGAAAAGTTCTCCCCCAAGGTAAGGAGATAATGCATAACCCGTGCCTATAGTGACCTCGCCGGTGTAGGATATATAATCATACTCGAAGCCGGCATAAAAGTTTACCCTGTTATCCGGGTTAAAATATATACTTCCGCGCAGGCCGGGGACTATTAAGTTTTCACTGAACTGAAACTTTGCATCTATCGCTAAATGTTTATTTGGGAAGTACCGTACTCCAATCCCGGGGTAGTTTATACCGAACCCAAACATACTGTCAGAAGTTTGTGCGTACAACGGTACTGTAGTGAAATAAGTCGTGATACTCAGGAGAATGGTAAAAAATAGTTTGTTTAACATGTTTTACTTAACCTTTTCTTCTTTAGCTAAAATGTTCGGTACTTTTTCACCGGCAGCTGCCATCCTGCGTTTTAATCGTTCCGCAAGTTCCGTACGTATTGCTGTATGAACGGGTGATGTTACTAAATTATTTTTTTCATACGGGTCGGATTCAAGGTCGTACAAATAATCTTCGGTATACACATCGCTTGACGCGTCACGGCCTTTTTTATCCAGTGCCTGGACGCTGTATTTCCATTTATTTGTGCGTATCGCACGGCCGCACTGGGTTTCACTTATCTGCAGGAAAACTTCTTTCTGCCACCCGGATGTATTGCCATTAACTATCGGCTGAACTGCTTGTCCTCGCATCTCCGG is a window encoding:
- a CDS encoding sulfatase/phosphatase domain-containing protein — translated: PMIIYGPGFTGGKVIDNLVSLIDLSPTVLTAAGITPPPEMRGQAVQPIVNGNTSGWQKEVFLQISETQCGRAIRTNKWKYSVQALDKKGRDASSDVYTEDYLYDLESDPYEKNNLVTSPVHTAIRTELAERLKRRMAAAGEKVPNILAKEEKVK